A genome region from Rhodanobacter thiooxydans includes the following:
- the fliQ gene encoding flagellar biosynthesis protein FliQ, whose product MTPESIMEIGQHALYVAMLVAAPLLLAALVVGLLVGVIQAATQINEMTLSFIPKLIAMALVALIAGPWMLRLLVQYTTQLIESLPGAVR is encoded by the coding sequence ATGACCCCCGAATCCATCATGGAAATCGGTCAGCATGCGCTGTACGTGGCGATGCTGGTGGCCGCGCCGCTGCTGCTCGCCGCACTGGTGGTGGGTCTGCTGGTGGGCGTGATCCAGGCGGCCACGCAGATCAACGAGATGACGCTCAGCTTCATCCCCAAGCTGATCGCGATGGCGCTGGTGGCGCTGATCGCCGGGCCGTGGATGTTGCGCCTGCTGGTGCAGTACACCACGCAGCTGATCGAGAGC